The Ictalurus punctatus breed USDA103 chromosome 6, Coco_2.0, whole genome shotgun sequence DNA segment GGATTTGCAGATGCAAGAGGCGAAAGCTGAGATGGAAcaatggagggagagagtgataGACATTGAGCGAGAGAAGGAGGGACTTTTGGAAAGAGTGAAGCAGGACAGTGAAGATTTGAAAATAAGTGAAAAAGAGAGTGCCAAGATGgctgacattttaaaaatgagagaCATTGAGATAGATGAGAACAGTAAACACATAGAGGAGTTAATAGAGAACATAAGATTGCAGAACAGCTTAATTGAAAACCTAAAAATAGAGCTTAAAGAAGAAGAGGTGGGAATAGCtgctaaaataaacaaagagaaaataaaacaaaaagaaatggaggttgaggagagagaaaaagaactgAAGCTGAAAGGAGAGctaaaaagtaaagtaaatgaATTAGAAAGACTCAAAGACAATGTGGAAGAATTGAAGATGGAGAAGCAACACATGTCTCATCTTCTGCAGGAAAGCGACACTTACTTAGAAAAACTTAAGAACAAAGTGATAGATCTGGAACAAACAAAGAGAGAAACACAGGATGAGATGGGGTGGTGGAAGAAAAAGGCTGGGGATGTGGCAAGAGAAAATGAAGTACTAATGGAGAGAGTGGAAAACCACATTTCTGTTGAACGAGAGAGGGATGAATTGGCAGAccgactgagagaaagagacaaagaaataaaaaaactgaAGACAAATGAACATGATATGCTGAGTGACTATGAGCGGATGAAGGAGGAGCTCAGAGAACAAGGGAAAGAgctgaagcagagagagagagaggtagaagaACATAGAAATACAATAGTAAAgatgatgaaagaaaaaaacgagCAGGAGAAATGGAAAATGCAGCTACATGAATtgaaaaaagagaagatgagTCAAGAAGAAAAGAGGAATCAACTGGAGGAAGGAAAAGAGAAGATGAAGGAAGAGATTAATGTGCTTAGAGTGAAGATTGGTCAACTGGATGGAGAGAACAGAGAATTTGAAAGGAAAGTGCTAGAGCAAAAAGGTCAACTCCAAATCCAGACCATTCTTCTgaaggaaagagagatggaTGTAAACCAAATGAGAGagactttagaaaaaaaagaacagcagGAAAATGAGGAACTGATgacattaaaagaaaaactgaaggaAACAGAATTGGtccaggaaaaagaaagaaatatacatAAGGAATATGAACTGAAACTCCAGCTGGCACGAGAAAAAATAGATCAATTGGAAGGAAAAGTGAAAGAACTGGCGCTAAAGAGCAAAAGTTTGACACAAGAGGCAGACGTGGCGAGAACAAAACTTGGGGATCAGTTTAGAGAATTGGAGAACATGTCTGTGCTTCTgcaagaaaatgaagaaaatgttaAGAGATTAAAATTGAGAATGGAAAGTGGGGATGAGGAAAATGAAAAACTTAAGATGTCTCTTAAAGAAATgaagggagagatggagagactgAAGATCGAactgacagaaagaaaagaagatgaAGTTTTGAGGTTAGAGCTAGAACAACAAATTCGAGATCTTGGAGAAGACTTAAGGAGGAAAGATGGAGTTATTGATGCTTTGAAGGTGAAAACAGAATTCATTCTGAAGCAGAAAGAAGAGGCGCTAATagaagcaaacaaaaataaagacgCAATGTCAACAGAGGTGACAAAGCTAAGAGAAGAAGTAACTCTGCTTTCTGTGAGCAAAGAGAAGGCAGAAACAATGGTGAAGGAACGAGATATagagaataaaaatataaaagatgGACTAAAAGCTGGATTGGAAGAGATGGTCACTCTGAAGGAGCTGCTGGAGGAGAGCCATTGTGAAGGAGAAAAACTCAGGAAGATCttggaagagaaaaagaatgagaTGATAAAGGGAAGAAAGGaggaagtcagagcagcacgaGAAGAAACAGAATATCTCAAACTCAGAGTTCAAATACTCCAAAAGAAGAATCAAGAACTTCAGGCACAGCTGTGGATCAGGGAGGAAAATGACAGTAAACTGAACTGTGACGTTAAAGACATAAATGATATGGAGCTAGAGGCGCAGGAGACCCTGAAGATCACACTGGAGGAAAATGTAAAGGATAAAATTGATGATCTAAAAAAAGGTGAAGAATTGTTGAAAGATGAGGAAAATAAAAGACTATGTCAGCTGAAGGACAATAGTTCCGAACTTATTAGTGAGAAACTGAAAGAGGAGGAGAGTGAGATTAACAGAATGAAGAATACCTTGGAGGAGCGAGAAATTGCCATGCTGAATAgtaaaatggaaatgaaaaagaTAAGCTTTGAACTTGTCAAAGATGAACTGGGAGAGAAGAGTTTTACTATGAGTGACACTACGAAGAAGGAAATGGAGGCAACTAAAaagataaaacatgtaaaaaaacaaagtgctaaaaaaattatgtttgcTCCAGAAATTcttcctgaaaaagaaagagagttgAAAATCATTCCAGAATTTAAAGAAGAACATGCAAGGCATATGTTAGGGGAACAACTCGGGGATTCACAAATGGAGACAGACATTCTGAAAAGGCAGatggaaagagaaaaacaaaatgtaattacAAATCTGGAGAAAAATGTGGAGAAGATACACAGCCAGTTTCAAGAAAACTTTATAATCGTAAATGCACAGACAAAAAAGGACTTTCAAATGAAGGAATTACAAAGTCACACTCGAATGGCCGTGAATACAGAATTACAACCAGAGGTATATGATTTAAAGAAGGAAGCAGACAAGCTCAGGAAAGACCGAGATCGCTTAAGAACAGAACTGGAAAATGCGATGGCAATGCTAATTCTTTATCAAGAAAAAGCATATCAGCTGGAAAAAAATGTGCAGGTGAGAACTTGAAATTTAGTGATGCATGATCTCAAAGCACGGAAGTATTACaaagaaaacatatttttaaaaaatatacagtacatggccAAATACTCTACATGTGGACATGTGACCAATCACATATATGTGCTTGGTGAACATCCCACTCCAGAATCAGTCCCCCCTTagctattataataacctccactcaaTTTGGGAAGCCTTTTCAATGTACTTTGGAGTGTGGCCATGGAGATTTGCCTgttattcagccacaagagcattagtgatgtcAGGCAAGAATGCCTGGGACATGTCACTGTtcaaattcatcccaaaggtgttcattggggttgaggtTCTGGAGTTTTTCCACTCCAATTTTGGCTAACTGTTTTCATGAACCTTGCTCTGTGCACGGGAATAATGCTGGAACATTTTTGGAGGGAAgtcttaaagctacagcatacaaagacctTCTAGACAATcatgtgctttcaactttgtggcaacagtttggggattTCTCACATATGCGTgggatggtcagatgtccacaaacctttggccacatagtgtatatacatatatcaggTCCTAGCAGTGGAGCCTAGCATCAGCACCTTATCACATGGACACTATGGCACTAATttaattacataataataatatacagtgcataataagtgtttttttttttgttttgttttttttgttgggggGTTCTCATTTCTGTTAATTGGCTAACTACCAAGAAATGTTGCATGTTATGTATACAAATTAGCAATGTATAAAAGgtattgctaacatttaaatgttgccTGCAAATGACCTGCAAATGTAATGTGTCTGTAATACTTCAGTGTTCCCTAGAAATGACTTGCAAATATGGTCGTAGTTTAGTTATATAGAATTCACAACACAGCTTGCATAAAAGCATGGCATTTCAGTGTATTTAGTATGCACCATTTTATTGCTAGCATTGAATAATCATTCAAATCTACAAGTAAAGGGCAGGGGCTAGTGATAGGACAAATTCCAGCCTAACTACATTAGATCATTGGATCCTGATGACAACGTTGTAGGGATACAACTCTGATTCCACTGTTGGTCCCCTGCCCCAAGATTTGTTCGTGTACAATGGTTTGATAGAAGATACAAACCCCCACAGTTTAAAACAAATTGATCTACTCAAAATACTTGCTTGGTCAGTGATGGTGATTTTTGTTGAATCCTAGATTTGAGGGGGTTTAACTGGTTTAACACTATTAAATGGTGGCGGTTAGATTAAACCCATGCTATGAAACCACTGGACTGGTTCACAGTGGACCTTAGTGATACCTTTTTTGCATGCCCTTCTCTTTGACCCTATGGCACCATAGATGTTTTCGAGACGTAGGCAAAGTGGCTTTGTCTCCCCTGATGGTCAAGTCATCAGGTGGATGACTGGCACATTCTCCCTCCTTACACACATTGCTGTGGTCTAACAGTgaactcatatttttttttaacaccaaaACAGGCCATACAATTTATCAAGGTGAAGCTAGCTTCACTGACAATTCTAGCCCTGTCACCCCAATGTGTGGTAGACATTATTATGCTTGCCAAACAAATTGACCAAGGTTGCTACATCCAGTCTTGGCTCCTCTTCAGTATTGTTGAGGGCAGCCATAGTGGTAATTCCACTAGGCTTGCTTGAACCACAGGCAGTATAAACAGAGATGTGTGTTTAATATCTGCTTGCTGGTAATGCAGGTGGGGTCCACTCGGGAGCAGTACCCAATTGGAGACGGTCCCTTAACTTACTGGCTGTGGTGCTACAGAAGCACAGAGGATATGTGGATCCCTGGTGTGAGATTAGAATATTATTAACCAGCCTTCAAGTTCCTCTTACCAGTTTGGGGTAGCATATTGTTGAGTATCTCTCTGCATTTCATAGAATCTCATAAGGTGGACCCATCCATACTAAAACCAACTCATTTACCAGACACACCCAGCAAGGTGGCATCTGCACCAAGATGCGGTAACCCAGATCTAGGAAGGGTTTGGAAAAGTGCAGGTGGGCCTCTTCACCAATGCTAAGTCAAGATATTGTTGACATTGTTGTCTGCCTAGTAGAGCCTCAACTTATACAATTTCCTCCTCTGCTGGCTATTCTTTAcatagaagaagaagcctttatttgtcacatgtaGATTACAGCAAGGCTCAGTGAATGGACAGGAATCTTTTCCTCGTATATCCCAAATTGTTAGGAAATTGAGCTCAGTGTCAGTCATGATATGGTACCCCTGAAGCAGAGATGaataagggccttgctcaagagtcCAAAAGTGGAAGCTTGGTagagctggggcttgaacccaccttctgatcagtaacctacAGACTTAACCAATGAGCCACCACTGCACACAGGCTGCTTCCTCAGTCAGCAAATGTTCTGTCACAAATGTGTTGCCTTATATATTCGCTGTattatttactgtttttttattattttgtgagGTGGTGAGCAGCTGTGAAGAGGAATCACAGGGACGTATGTGTGCCCTGCAAAGAGGTGTGGCTGAGCTGGAACTGAAACTAATGAAATTACAACAGAGAAATGAACGGCTAGAACATCGTATTGAGAAGCTGAGATTGGAGAAAATGAACCTACGAGACACTTTAAAACAGGTAGAGTCAGGTCCACTAACAAGACCTCAATTCACCTGAATTTTAATTCTATCTGAATATTCtgtttcctttatttttccAATTATTATATGTCATGTATTTTTGTGCATAATAACCTCTGTACACTGTCATATAgtgttaaatgtgtttatattcaTTGAGTTAATATGCACTATGCATTATTTGTTAGTTTTCTTTTACTTATTGCTGGACAGCCAGTAGGCCAGactaaattatattattatcattatgatTATCGTCTCCTGGGACATCTATACAGTAGGTGGGTGCctcttcttcaggaggtgaaatgttgATCAATTGGGTTAGTCTGTTGATTGTAAATGGTGTACActtttatatagcgcctttttaaccttagtggttctacaaagctattcacacacatacccacacaccaATGACAGCAGAGCTGTCCTTCAAGAGGCTAGtctgccattgggagcaatttggggttcagtgactTGCCCAGGGCCAcatcggcatgtggagtcatgtgggccaggaatcgaaccgccaacctgttctaccacctgagccacatcTGCCCTATTAGTATAGATCCTCCTatgagtgagctgcacacagtccACCATGTTCTCCGTGCTGGAGGAGCTTTAGTGATAAGAAGactcagtatgtttacatggacagcaataatccgatattaacctgattaagacaatactttgattaagaaactaccatgtaaacagcgattattgattaccttaatccgactgaAGTCATActctaagtaaaaaaaatctaattaagtattcctattttagtcgcattatcgacatgcattacagacatgtaaataccttaatcacactatcgtcgtgtgggagtttttaccacattttgcgacaggacacatacataTAGCAGGGGTCAACTGTTTGACAGCAAACGAGAGCATGGCTGCTTCCGAAAATggatacttacctactatatagtaggcaaaatacatgtatttcagttactatatagtaggtaagtacatggtttcggatgcagcccatggcttcaagcagttgtctatttgcatgtatagctTAGGCTTGCatagctgcttctggaacaggcttttttaccatatttaccaagggtgcaaaTATTAGTGGTATGGTTGCAATGATACAAGTTAACATTAGACCATCAAACACGACCAACCCCTGGAACTTATTAACCACAACTGTGAGCTGTGTAACATATTTTCTAgtagaacatgcaaaaaaacTTACAGAAACTGATATCCAGATCCATTTGATTAATTTGTAGTCActtctgtttctttgttttgctTTCTGGCTCATTAATTTTCAGAAGAAAGATATAGATGCCCAAACATATTTTACTATCCCATCAAATATTTCTATAAATAGGAGGCACAGCTCAGATCTGTTCATGCTAAGATTCTGTGCTTGTTGATAGTGGTCTAAAAAAAAACTAGATGAACTCTGccatgattatttttcttttccaacaggttgagctagagagggagaaaTTGAGATGTCAACTGTTACAGTCAGATGCTGAACTACAGGTATGGATAAAACAACTTTTAGCAGGAGTGAGTTGCAAGATATCATGTGAGCAGGAATATCTGTATTCTATTTCTCTAACAGAAGCAACTGTTGCCTGTTAAAATAGTTTAGGTAAAATCTGTGCTCTAGTAGTAAAAGGTGAATGACAAAaccagaatttttttaattattattataaacatttatttattacactacATCACCCCACCACCTATCAGTACCCAAGGACACAAAGCCCTGTCTTGCAGAATCTATGTTAGCCAGTTTATCCACATAGATGGCTTACTGCATTATAGTAGCTAGAAGTAGTGTAAAAATGCTTTTCTATCAGCTTTTTCTACTTGGACAGTTATGAAGATGCTAGGCtttaattattatgaatataatGCCAACTTACTTTGTTAATTACAATGAGGTATTTAAAGGCAGCTTCTGCGTTAACGTACATGATGCGCACTTGTTTCTTGTGTAGTCCTTTATCTTTGAagacttctttttcttttcacaacTAGCTTAGGTCTACTTAGTATAATCTAgcacagtggttttcaaagtgggggccgcggccctcttgggggccaccagggggcgccccgggggcctcaacaatttggtgtgaaaaataaatacatacatcattttttctttctcactctgacaaccacaccacacacacaatcaattcctaatgtaatgtaaagatgtaagatgtaattattaataaataaaaaaagggggatatattcagaagtctgtattttaatgtgttttaaagacatcttgtaaAAGGGaagcctcagtcaaatgttaatgccatttgaggggccttgccctggaaaagtttgggaacccctgatctaGCACACCAAgtgaagtgtgtttttttttgtttgtttgttttgtt contains these protein-coding regions:
- the si:dkey-230p4.1 gene encoding centrosome-associated protein CEP250, with translation MESELLIDWDAERVELKAELSRLEEELAESRAETEELRSRSNVLTERLSQTVDSSISLRWESEQREWRKKLTEGKERESRQALLIQKLQQKVMEYRCRCEHLQQHMMTKEREMRVRERILQDERGDNLETTLIRLEEEQQRSVTLVEVNALLRSQLSQSAEANQALQDDLKNLTADWSKAVEQAGQKEIDWNKEKEIFSGYLEAEGSRLMSLWSRVVALRRQCHAVKVATDKDLWELRAEFTRLSSTFLSLNVLPALSSNHSPPSPPPLSYTSGPMTLAELDHDVNMEKLKSRIDELTAIIKSQVLERQRQDEAMRSSNKKERELQQGKYREMERKLESVTQAIRKLYRVLGSQRSDGHKRVFPDPGVFGDDLHSVLWVIAEAESAIQWGHQELQDAEGKWRRLRVETESLQQQLAELQNERADFQKQASLEALELKHTRSLLDSEKETTLNLKRQLDESERRSEDLKKENVRLIQQREKEDEERSGIERERHRRMELDLVENAHLCEQQSRTRVELHTLQVALEQERLEKASAEKELADTRDALVKTRESLLSLSSTHTLLEREAEDTRDSLVKMATLNESLTQDKRELSVRNLQLEEEVTESQLQLQQFRSDVASLQKELNAVSVENTELRACRNADLDSLHLLRGREKEMEGELQILIEERERESNALTDEKRKNEQLSEQYRIVCEELRTLKVKLDKEMDQDKRAQREREELQREIQRLEEQVHSIGQEKVEIKQDREDLRNLSGSLQQQLCVTKEQISALEVQNTQLQMQVHTLQQAKDVLHGEIKCLQAELERNSFLREDERREASKEQMRSENEIENCQLEIRRLNAEAQTSMNNHRIHEEDREKWQREREALNSELGLKDGEMGALKNRMDGLVKENQKLAVLIGEKDGDMERLLSEIRGLDLQMQEAKAEMEQWRERVIDIEREKEGLLERVKQDSEDLKISEKESAKMADILKMRDIEIDENSKHIEELIENIRLQNSLIENLKIELKEEEVGIAAKINKEKIKQKEMEVEEREKELKLKGELKSKVNELERLKDNVEELKMEKQHMSHLLQESDTYLEKLKNKVIDLEQTKRETQDEMGWWKKKAGDVARENEVLMERVENHISVERERDELADRLRERDKEIKKLKTNEHDMLSDYERMKEELREQGKELKQREREVEEHRNTIVKMMKEKNEQEKWKMQLHELKKEKMSQEEKRNQLEEGKEKMKEEINVLRVKIGQLDGENREFERKVLEQKGQLQIQTILLKEREMDVNQMRETLEKKEQQENEELMTLKEKLKETELVQEKERNIHKEYELKLQLAREKIDQLEGKVKELALKSKSLTQEADVARTKLGDQFRELENMSVLLQENEENVKRLKLRMESGDEENEKLKMSLKEMKGEMERLKIELTERKEDEVLRLELEQQIRDLGEDLRRKDGVIDALKVKTEFILKQKEEALIEANKNKDAMSTEVTKLREEVTLLSVSKEKAETMVKERDIENKNIKDGLKAGLEEMVTLKELLEESHCEGEKLRKILEEKKNEMIKGRKEEVRAAREETEYLKLRVQILQKKNQELQAQLWIREENDSKLNCDVKDINDMELEAQETLKITLEENVKDKIDDLKKGEELLKDEENKRLCQLKDNSSELISEKLKEEESEINRMKNTLEEREIAMLNSKMEMKKISFELVKDELGEKSFTMSDTTKKEMEATKKIKHVKKQSAKKIMFAPEILPEKERELKIIPEFKEEHARHMLGEQLGDSQMETDILKRQMEREKQNVITNLEKNVEKIHSQFQENFIIVNAQTKKDFQMKELQSHTRMAVNTELQPEVYDLKKEADKLRKDRDRLRTELENAMAMLILYQEKAYQLEKNVQVVSSCEEESQGRMCALQRGVAELELKLMKLQQRNERLEHRIEKLRLEKMNLRDTLKQVELEREKLRCQLLQSDAELQDCSSPSGTSELKCLRARTSELTAQVHQLHLLLASDHQERADFIDQSLRNSKSLQTLRQDLNDSLTLVSKQLAPSILECETQRLDRSIRGEQLKMFLSHC